A window from Staphylococcus succinus encodes these proteins:
- the tadA gene encoding tRNA adenosine(34) deaminase TadA produces MTRDQFYMKIAIAEAEKAGAIGEVPIGAVIVKEEEVIVRAHNLRESLQDPTAHAEHIAIQKAAALCGNWRLEDCTLYVTLEPCVMCAGSVVMSRIPHVVYGAKDPKGGCAGSLMDLLQESRFNHRATVKTGVLEEECGQLLKNFFKNIRKNKKINQTADNTNE; encoded by the coding sequence ATGACAAGAGATCAATTTTATATGAAAATTGCGATTGCTGAAGCTGAAAAGGCAGGGGCCATTGGTGAAGTACCGATTGGGGCAGTCATAGTTAAAGAGGAAGAAGTAATTGTTCGAGCGCATAATTTGCGTGAATCACTGCAAGATCCAACGGCACATGCTGAACATATAGCAATTCAAAAAGCAGCGGCTTTGTGTGGAAATTGGAGATTAGAAGATTGTACATTATATGTCACTTTAGAACCTTGTGTGATGTGTGCAGGATCAGTTGTTATGAGTCGGATTCCACATGTAGTATACGGCGCTAAAGATCCAAAAGGTGGATGTGCAGGAAGCCTGATGGACCTCTTACAAGAATCTAGATTCAATCATCGTGCAACAGTAAAAACAGGTGTTTTAGAAGAAGAATGTGGACAATTATTAAAAAATTTCTTCAAAAATATTAGGAAAAATAAAAAAATCAATCAAACAGCGGATAATACAAATGAGTGA
- a CDS encoding deoxynucleoside kinase, whose product MKKPFIAVEGPIGVGKSSLADKLSQSYNYYHEKEIVNENPFLSDFYEDISKWSFQTEMFFLCNRYKQFQDIATLHSGIVSDYHIYKNKIFAHNTLTHTEYNKFSRIYDILTEDLEMPNIIIFLDADLEVLKARIAHRNRSFEHQIEDNYLLNLKRDYNAYYQSLKNDGERVMRIDTTHLDFVKHNDDYQYILNLLQSLIGGKIHE is encoded by the coding sequence ATGAAAAAACCTTTTATAGCTGTAGAAGGCCCGATTGGTGTCGGCAAGTCTTCTCTAGCAGATAAACTTAGTCAATCTTACAACTACTATCACGAAAAAGAAATTGTTAATGAAAATCCTTTTTTATCTGATTTTTATGAAGATATTTCTAAATGGAGTTTTCAAACGGAAATGTTCTTTTTATGTAATCGTTACAAACAATTTCAAGATATTGCAACCTTGCATTCAGGTATTGTAAGCGATTATCACATTTATAAAAATAAAATTTTTGCACACAATACACTCACACATACAGAATATAATAAATTTTCAAGAATCTATGATATTTTAACCGAAGATTTAGAAATGCCCAATATCATCATTTTTTTAGATGCAGATTTAGAAGTTTTAAAAGCGCGTATTGCACACCGTAATCGTAGTTTTGAACATCAAATTGAAGATAATTACTTACTAAATTTAAAACGTGATTACAACGCTTATTACCAGTCATTAAAAAATGATGGTGAACGCGTCATGCGCATCGATACAACCCATCTTGATTTTGTAAAACATAATGATGATTATCAATATATTTTAAATTTATTACAATCCCTAATTGGAGGAAAAATTCATGAATAA
- a CDS encoding deoxynucleoside kinase, translating to MNKYGIPQDAVITIAGTVGVGKSTLTSALADRLNFRTSFENVDHNPYLDKFYNDFERWSFHLQVYFLAERFKEQKRMFEYGGGFVQDRSIYEDVDIFAKMHEEQGTMTPEDFKTYSELFNAMVMTPYFPKPDVLIYLECDYDEVIDRINQRGRQMEIETEPEYWKKLFKRYDDWISEFNACPVVRVNINEYDLHDDPDSLDPIIDKISRIIEAYRKVDQR from the coding sequence ATGAATAAATATGGTATCCCTCAAGATGCTGTGATTACGATTGCTGGCACAGTTGGTGTAGGTAAATCAACCTTAACAAGTGCTTTAGCCGACCGTTTAAACTTTAGAACATCATTTGAAAACGTTGACCACAATCCCTATTTAGATAAATTTTATAATGATTTTGAGCGATGGAGTTTTCATTTACAAGTTTACTTCTTAGCAGAACGCTTCAAAGAACAAAAACGTATGTTTGAATACGGTGGCGGCTTTGTACAAGATCGTTCTATTTACGAAGATGTCGATATCTTTGCAAAAATGCATGAAGAACAAGGCACGATGACGCCTGAAGACTTCAAAACATACTCAGAATTATTTAATGCGATGGTTATGACACCTTATTTTCCAAAACCAGACGTCTTAATCTATTTAGAGTGTGACTATGATGAAGTGATTGATCGTATAAACCAACGCGGTCGCCAGATGGAAATTGAAACTGAGCCTGAATATTGGAAGAAATTATTCAAACGCTACGATGACTGGATTAGTGAATTCAATGCATGTCCTGTTGTACGTGTTAATATTAATGAATATGATTTACATGATGATCCAGACTCATTAGATCCTATCATTGATAAAATCAGTCGTATTATTGAAGCTTATCGCAAGGTCGACCAACGTTAG
- a CDS encoding HAD family hydrolase, whose translation MKWILFDKDGTLIYFDRSWMKIGLQLVDDFMTTYQEDIKDVEAGYTHLGIIDGEIQPGTIMASGALDEMVQAFCEIANQDVTKWAQNRSQTLVDNRIPENVVVEGIDETLATLKNQGYKMGIVTSDSNKGVQQFLEATNFSQFFDVIISTEADAVEKPNPEVLNPLFNNYKVAPRDVTIVGDTANDIQTGINANLGLSIAVLTGVGLEHEFDKADHVVATANDVIGILNQ comes from the coding sequence ATGAAGTGGATTTTATTTGATAAAGATGGAACATTAATATATTTTGATCGTAGTTGGATGAAGATTGGTTTACAGTTAGTAGATGACTTTATGACAACTTATCAAGAAGATATCAAGGATGTTGAAGCAGGATATACGCATTTAGGCATTATAGATGGGGAGATACAGCCTGGTACAATTATGGCCTCAGGTGCATTAGATGAAATGGTGCAAGCATTTTGCGAAATTGCTAATCAAGATGTTACCAAATGGGCACAAAATAGAAGTCAAACACTCGTTGATAATCGAATTCCTGAAAATGTTGTTGTAGAAGGCATTGATGAAACATTAGCAACATTGAAAAATCAAGGTTATAAAATGGGTATCGTTACAAGTGACTCTAACAAAGGCGTACAACAATTTTTAGAAGCTACAAATTTTAGTCAGTTTTTTGATGTTATTATTTCTACTGAAGCTGATGCTGTTGAAAAACCAAATCCAGAAGTGTTAAATCCATTATTTAATAATTATAAAGTAGCTCCACGCGATGTAACGATTGTAGGTGATACTGCAAATGATATACAAACAGGGATAAATGCCAATTTAGGTCTATCTATTGCAGTATTGACTGGTGTTGGTTTAGAACACGAATTTGATAAAGCTGATCACGTTGTCGCAACTGCGAATGATGTTATAGGTATATTAAATCAATAG